Genomic window (Streptomyces sp. TG1A-60):
GGTCCTTCCCGCGTACTCAAGTCCGGCAGGCCGCGCAGTGCGGACGGGGCCGGTGCGCGTCAGGATGGCCGGAAGGACAATACTGGCGGGCAGGAACGGCACCACCGATATCAGGATCCATAGGAGCCAACCGTATGAGCACTTCAGCCCAGATCGGCGTCACGGGCCTCGCGGTGATGGGGAGCAACCTCGCCCGCAACTTCGCGCGCAACGGCTACACGGTCGCGGTCCACAACCGCACCCCGGCGCGCACCCAGGCGCTGGTGAAGGAGCACGGGCACGAGGGCGACTTCATCGCGGCCGAGACCGCCAAGGAGTTCGTGCAGGCGCTGGAGCGGCCCCGGCGTCTGGTCGTCATGGTGAAGGCGGGCGGCCCGACGGACGCGGTGATCGAGGAGTTCGCACCGCTCCTGGAGCCCGGCGACATGATCATCGACGGTGGCAACGCGCACTTCGCCGACACCCGCCGCCGTGAGGCCGCGCTGCGCGAGCGGGGCATCCACTTCGTCGGTGCGGGCATCTCCGGCGGCGAGGAGGGCGCGCTGAACGGGCCCAGCATCATGCCGGGCGGCCCGGCCGAGTCGTACGACTCCCTCGGTCCGATGTTGGAGAAGATCTCCGCGAAGGCCGCCGACGGTGCGCCGTGCGTCACGCACGTGGGGCCGGACGGCGCCGGGCACTTCGTGAAGATGGTCCACAACGGCATCGAGTACGCCGACATGCAGCTGATCGGCGAGGCGTACCAGCTGCTGCGCGATGTGGCCGGCTACGCCCCCGCTCAGATCGCGGAGATCTTCCGCACCTGGAACACCGGCCGGCTCGACTCGTACCTGATCGAGATCACGGCCGAGGTGCTGGCGCACGTGGACGAGGCGACCGGCAGGCCGTTCGTGGACGTGGTGGTCGACCAGGCGGAGCAGAAGGGCACCGGCCGCTGGACCGTCCAGATCGCGCTGGACCTCGGCGTTCCGGTGTCCGGCATCGCCGAGGCCGTCTTCGCCCGCTCCCTCTCCGGTCACGCGGCACTGCGCGAGGCCTCCCGCTCGCTGGCCGGCCCCAAGGCCACACCGCTGGGCGCCGCCGAGGCCGGCGCCTTCGCCGACCGGGTCGAGCAGGCGCTGTACGCCTCCAAGATCGTGTCGTACACCCAGGGCTTCCACGAGATCGACGCGGCCCGCGCCGAGTACGACTGGAACATCGACCTGGGCGAGGTCGCCTCCATCTGGCGCGGCGGCTGCATCATCCGGGCGGCCTTCCTCGACCGGATCCGCGCCGCGTACGACACCCGGCCCGACCTGCCTAGCCTGCTCTCCGACGACACGTTCGCCCAGGAGATCGCGCAGGCGCAGGACGACTGGCGTGAGGTGCTGGTGGCCGCGACGCAGCAGGGTGTGCCGACGCCGGGATTCGCGGCGGCGCTGGCGTACTACGACGCGCTGCGTGCCGAGCGGTTGCCCGCGGCGCTCACGCAGGGGCAGCGGGACTACTTCGGGGCGCACACGTATCGGCGGGTGGACCGGCCGGGGTCGTTCCACACGTTGTGGGGGCAGGGGCGGTCCGAGGTCGAGGCCTGAGGGCCCCGAGGAAGCGGGGGCGCGCTGCCGGTCGGCGACCGCGGGTCGCGTGTGGCCGGCCGAGCACCCCTGGCATGCGATGCGGCCCGGCGTGGAGTACTCCGCGCCGGGCCGCATCTCGTCCTGCCTTTGCCTTACGACAGCGGACCCGGTTTCGGTTCGCCGGGGACCGGGTCCGGGCCCGGGGGCTTGGGGACCGGATCCGGTTCCGGGGTGGGGCGGGGGTCGGGAGTGGGGACGGGGTCCGGGAAGGGGGGCGCCGGAGCGGGGTCCGGGCGGTCGGGGCTCGGGCCCGGGGTGGGGCCGGGCGGTACGGGGTCCGGGGTGGGGTGCGTCATCGCGTCCTCCAGCCAGTGGGTACGTCGGCCATGGACTTGTGCCACGGGTACCCGTCGCCCGCACGGGCAGTCACCCGGTCGGCGGAGCTGCCACGGCCGTGCCGGAGTCGGGCAAGCCTCTCAGAACCCCTCGGGGTGGGCGACGAGCCGGCCCTTCGCGGCACGCATCAGTTCCGAATCCGCGGCCGGGGCCTCCTCGGGGTGGCGTTCGGCCCACTTCACGACGTACGGGCACAGGGGCGCCACGGCGGCACCCTCACGGGTCGCGATGCCGTACAACTCCCGGACCAAGGAGCCCGCGACACCCTCTCCCTCGTACGCGGACCCGACGATCGTGTGGACCGGGACCAGCGCGGGCCGCGGGGTTTCGAGGACGAAGTACTGGATGTGACCGGCGAGTTCGTCCCCGGTGAAGGCCTCAAGTCGGTCGGCCGCCCGGTCGTCGCGGATCTGTACGTCGCTCATGGCACTCCTCGCGTGGGGTCGGGACGCCGGGCTGTCTCGCGTGACCTCAGCCGGTGACGGCCTGCGGGCTGCGCCGCTGGTCAGAACCCGGCACCGGCTCGGAGGCGTCCGCTCCCAGGGCCACGATCCGGTTGTCGCGGTCCACATGCACGACCCTGGGTTCCAGGGTCCGGGCCTCGGCGTCGGAGACCTGAGCGTAACTGATGATGATCACCAGGTCTCCGGGGTGGACGAGATGGGCCGCCGCACCGTTGATCCCGACGACCCCCGAACCGCGCTCACCCTCGATGACGTACGTCTCCAGGCGGGCGCCGTTGGTGATGTCGACGATGTGCACCAGCTCGCCGGGCAGCAGATCGGCGGCGTCGAGCAGGTCGGCGTCGATGGTCACGGACCCGACATAGTGCAGGTCGGCCTGGGTGACCGTGGCACGGTGGATCTTGGACTTGAACATCGTACGAAACACGGAAACTCCCGGTATGTCTGCTCCCTGCCCGCTATTCGCAGGTCAAGGGCGGTCTCCGGAGAGTACAACGATTCGCACGGGGCGCAAGCGCCAGTACTCCAGCACTGCCGGCCGCACCATGAACTGCCAGTTCGGCGTCTTCGCCACCTGCGCCGGCTCCGCAGGCGGCGTTCTGGTGGATCTGCCGCGCTGCCCCTCATCAGCCTCGCGAGCGCCCTGTGGTCAGTCCCGAGCCGGGGCGCCGAGTCGCTCGGGACATCAGGGTGCGGTAGCAGACCTTGCCGGTGGGGCCGAGGGGCATCTCGTCCACCACCAGGAGATGTTCGGGGTGTTTCCGGCGGGCCAGGCCACGGTCCCCCAGGTGGGTCGTGAGGTCGGACAGCGTGGGAAGGGGTGTGCCCGGGGTCGGGCGGACGCAGGCGCACAGTCGTTCCCCCAGGTCCGGGTCGGGCACCGGGACGCAGACCGCCTCGGCCACCGCCGGATGGGTGCCGAGTTCGCGTTCGACCTCGGCAAGGCTGATGTTGAGACCGCCGCGCACGGCGATGCGTTTGAGCCGGCCCAGGACGTGCAGCCTTCCGCGCTCGTCCAGCCGGCCGACGTCGCCCGTGCGCACCCAGCCGTCGGGGGTTCGGTAACGGGCGTCCAGTTCGGGCGCGTTGACGTAGCACAAGGGGGTCATGGGGCCCAGGGCCTCGATCTGGCCGGTCCGCCCCGTGGGCAGCGGCGTGCCGTCGGGGCCAGTGACCCGGATCCGGGCGACCTCGGGGTCCGGGGTGCCGACGCTGTCGCCCGGCGGGTGGCTTTCTCCCGCCGTGTGGCAGTTCACCCCGTCCGAGGAACCGTAGACGGTCACCACCGGCCGGCCGAACCGTTCACGGGACGCACGGGCGATGGCCGTCGGCAGAGCGGCGCCGCTGGAGACGACGGCGTACAACGACGATGTCTCCTCGCCCGGCCACGCCGGGAGGTCGGTGATCCGGCGGAGCATGGTGGGCACCGCGAAGAGGTGGGTGGGACGATGCTCGGCGACCATCCGCAGCGCCTCCGCCGGGTCGAAGGCCGACCGCACGATCAGGGTGCCGCCGAGGGCGGCGAGGGTGACCGGTGTGCCCAGGGAACCGAAGGAGGAGGCCAGCGGGACGAGGACGAGGTGGCGGGGCGGCAGCGTGGTGTCGGGGTGCAGGCTCCGGACGTACCGCGCACGGCCGCCGGCCAGGGCGTGATGGCTGTAGGCGACCATCTTCGGCTCGGCTTCGGAACCGGACGACACCAGGATGCGGGCGGGTCCGTACGGGTCGGCCGGCCGTGGCCGCCAGGAGCGACGGGCCGGGGTGCGCGGGGCGTGCAGCCCGTGCGTCCGTCCGGCGCCCGGGCCGGGTGCGAACACGGTACGCAGGTGAGCAAGATCCGCGACGGCCTGTGCCTGGCGGGCCGATGCGAGGACGGCGCCGCGGGCCCGCGAGCGGGCGAGCAGCTGCCGGACGTCACGGTCATCGCCGCCCGGGGGGATCGGGAGGGCCACCGAGCCGATCGCGTAGACGGCGAGTTCCGCGGCCACGGCGTCGCGCCCGTTGGGCAGCAGGAGCGCCACCACGTCCCCGGCCCCCAGGTCCGCCCGGGCGAACAGGGCGGCGATCCGGCGCACTTCGGCGTCCAGCGCCGCATAGGAGAGCACTCCGGCGTCGTCCACCAGCGCCTGGCGGCCCGGGTGTTCGCGGACCCGGGCGGTGAACAGTGCGTAGAGATCGGTGTCCGGGCACAGGTCCGCCGTCACCCAGGCGCTTCGCTGGGCGCGGGGCACCAGGTCCGGGAAGCGCACTCCGGCGCGTGAGGTCCACACCGGCTGCCCGCCCCGGCTCGCGGGCGAGGCGGTACGGCGGCTGGTCGCGGGGGCGGCTGCGGATGTCATGCGAACTCCCAGGGCGCGTACGGGCGTGCGTGGCCGGTGACCGGGTCCGGTGGTGCGACGGCCGCCCGGAAGGCCGGGTCGCGGGCCAGAGCCGTCAGGTCGGTGAGTACAGGGGTCCCGGTCAGACCGGCATCGGCCAGCCGTGCCGTCCACTCCTCGGTGGTGCGGCGGGTGAAGCGGGCCGCGAGGTCCGCGGGTGCCGTGGGGCCGGCGCGGTCGAGCAGGCGGAGCACCGCCTCGGGGCGCGCCCGGGCGTCGGGGCCGAGGCACAGATGGCCGTCCGCGGTGCGCAGCGGCCGGTCCAGCGCCGTCCAGCGGACCCGGTGCGCGGGACGGGGGACGAGAGCGGCCGCGGAGACCAGGGAGGAGTCGACATGGCCGCCCCGGCCGGTCGTCTCCCGGGCCGCCAGCGCGGCCAGCACACCCTGGGCGCACACCAGCCCGCCGAGCACGTCGGTGAGGGTCATCAGGGAGGGGGCCGGGGGCTGGTCTGCCGGCCGTACCGCCGCGGCGAGGCCGCTGTGCACCTGGGCGAGGTAGTCGGTGCCCAGGGGCGGCCGGTCGCCGAACGCGTCCCCGAAGCCGGACGCCCAGGCGTACACCAGGGCGGGGTGGCCGGGCAGCAGGTCGGACGCGTCCAGGCCGAGCCCGCCGGCTTTCCCGGGGGCCCAGTTGTGCAGGAAGACATCGGCTTCGGCGGCCAGCGCGCGGACCGTGTCCCGGCCCTGCGTAGTGGTGAGGTCGGCCTCCACCACCGGCTTGCCCGCGTTGAGAGCCGAGAACCGGGCCGAGCAGTCTCCCGCCAGCGGAGGGAGCCAGCGCATCGGGTCGCCGCCGGGCGGTTCGATCCGGACCACCTCGGCACCCAGCATCCGCAGGACGTGCCCCGCGAGCGGTCCCTGCACCCTGCGGGTGGACTCCACCATCCGCAGGCCCGTCAGCGGCACGACGGCACCGGGGACCGGGACCGCCGGGCGTGGGGCGGGCACGCCGGTGTCCGGGTGCGCCCGGGCCTTGTGGACCGGTGCCGGTCCCGGACTGAGGCGCCAGGGGGCCGGGCGGAGGGCGGGGGCCGGGTCTGAGCCGACGGCGAGGAGGCTGACGCCGGTGTGGTGCGCGGCGGCCCGCAGCTCCGCCAGCGTGCGACGGCGGGCGGCCTGGCGCAGTTCGTCGGGCAGCGGGCAGACGGCGGTGGCGAACCGCTGCTGGAAGGGCGGCCAGCCGCGGCCGGCGAGCGCGGGGGCCACGCCGAGCCGGGCCCAGAACTCCCGCCACGCCAGGGGATCGAGGGTCTCGACCTCCACGCGGGCGTCGTCGGACGTCTCCAGGGTCGCCAGGCCGCCTGCCTGTGGCACGTCGGATCCGGCCGCCGGCGCGTGCGGCACCTCCGGCTCGGGCGCACCGGGGTTGTCGCGGGCCGTCGCGGCGGCGAGGTACTGGCCGACCGCCAGCAGCGCTCCCTGAGCCACCGAGGTCCGGACCTCGCGCAGGTCCAGGCCGCGGGCCCGCGCGACGCGGAGAGCGGTGGCTCCCTGGGCGGCGAGCACCCCCGCCACCACCGAGGCGTAGTCGACGGCCAGCGGGAGTGGCCCGCCCGTCGCCCGGCCGTGGACGTGCATGAGACCGCAGGCGGCCTGCACGGCACGCTCGTCCGGCAGGTCCGCGCCGACCGGGCCCACCCAGTCGACGGTGTGCCGCACCGTGTCCCGGTCGGCGCCGGTCTTCTCCGGCGGGCCCTGCGCGGCGTGCCGCAGCAGCCGGCCGGCGATCGTGGCGGCGACGGCCGGCCGGGCCGCGGCCCGCAGGCGTGGTGTCACGGTCGCTCCCGGCCGGGCCGGCGGCCCTGCACCGAGTACAGGACGCTGGAGGCGGCGCGGAAGGACGGATCCTGCATCAGCCGTCCCACCCGGTCCAGGTCCTCCTGGGTCATGCCCTGTTCCGTCAGCCGGTCCCGGAGGTTGCGGGTGTGGTTCAGCTGGAGTCCGAGGCCGGGGTCCTGGGCGTGCCGTACGCCGATGTGGAGGTGGACGTCGATGGCGGTCAGTCCCGCCGCCCGCAGGGCAGCCGGCGCCTTCCGTCCCCAGTGCGGGTCGCCGCCCGCGGCGCTCAGCGCGGCCGTCTTGGCCCGCAGGAACCGGACGTACAGCGCTTCGGCCTCCGTGTCCGGGGTCAGCAGCGGCGGCTCGTAGGAGGCGTCGATCTCGTCGATCTGCAGCAGGCCGCCGGGTTTGAGAGCGCGCACCAGCTTGTGCAGGACGGCGTCGCGGGTGGGCAGGTGCTGCAGGACCAGGCGGGCCACCACCAGGTCGTAGGCCGCCTCCGGAAGCGGGTCGCGGGCCACGTCGAGGGCGGCGACTGCCAGGCCCGGGCCGGGTGCCAGGTCGCGCGGGTCGAGGTCGGTGGCGAACACCGAGCCGCCCGGTGCCACCCGGCCCGCCAGCCAGCGCGCGATGCTGCCGCCGCCGGCGCCGACCTCCAGGCAGTGCCAGCCCGGGCCGACACCGGTGGCGGCCAGGCGGGGCAGGGTCACCGGGTCGTAGGCGGCGGCCAGGCACCGGTGCTGGTCGCGGCTGTGCGCGGTGCCGTTGCCGAAGACCGCGTGGGTGCCCTCCCGGGCGGGAGCGGGCTGGGACACGGTGTGGCTCCTCTCGTCAGAACGCGGGCCCGGACAGGCCCGGCGTCGTCATGTGCGGCCCGGACAGGCCCGGCGGCCGACGCCGACGGGCTCGATGCCGCCGCCATGCACACGGCGGGGGTGCGCGCACCCGGGCGGAAGGCCGGCCGTGCCACGGTGAGACTCCTCTCACCGTGGAGAGGCCCGGGCAGCCGTTGCCCGCCGTCGGACGGCGGGCCCGGTCACGTCCATCGGCCGGGTCCCGCGGGTGCGCTGCCGGTGAGCTGCCGTGCCAGGGCCGCTCGGCGGACCTTGCCGGTGCCGGTGCGGGGCACCTCGTCCCAGGTGAGGACGGCCGGGTCGCGCAGCGTCGGCAGTCCGTGCGTGGCCTGTTTCCAGGCGTCCGGGTCCAGTCGGCCGTCGGCGGTGACCACCACGGGCAGCGGATCGCCGTCCGGAGCGCCGAGGACCACGCATTCCAGGGCCTGCGGCAGCCGCTGCTCCAGTACGTCCTCGGTCCGCAGGCAGCTCATACCGGGCAGGGTGTCGGCGGCGCGGTCCAGGATGCTGACGCTGCCGTCACGGTGGTGGACGCCCATGTCGCCCGTGGACCACCAGTCGCCGACGCGTTTGGCGTCCCAGCGGTCCTGTTCGCCGACGTAGCCCAGGGCGATGGCGGGGGTGCGGACGAGGAGCAGGCCGGGACGGCCGCGCGGCACCGGGCGCAGCGTGTCCGGGTCCACCGCGCGCAGCCGGGTCCGGCCCGGCACGGGACGGCCGAGCCGGCGCGCCGTGGTCGCCGCGTCCGGTGCGAGCGCGGAGCGTCGCGTGTGGAAGCGGAAGGTCAGCGGTCCGGTCTCGGTCTGGCCCCAGCCCTGCATCCACAGCGGGCGGGCATGGCGGCTGGCGGTCAGGTACGCGCGCAGGGCGGGCGGGTGCACGGCGTCGTAGGTGCTGATGTACAGGCGGACTTGCCGGAAGGGGTTGTCCAGCCGGGTGGTGAGCGGCCTCAGCCGGATGTAGGAGGCGGGCAGGGCCTCGACGACGGTGGGCGGGTGGGCCCGCAGCAGCGGGTCGGCGGCCTCGGCGTCGTCGCCGGTGAGGATCACGATCCCGGCGGGCGCGAGCGACACCACCACGGCCGTCCAGCAGAAGGTGCGTCCGTGTCCGTACGCGCTGGCGTTGGCCAGGACGTCGTCCGGGCGGATGCCGATGCCCGGGTAGCG
Coding sequences:
- a CDS encoding class I SAM-dependent methyltransferase, with amino-acid sequence MSQPAPAREGTHAVFGNGTAHSRDQHRCLAAAYDPVTLPRLAATGVGPGWHCLEVGAGGGSIARWLAGRVAPGGSVFATDLDPRDLAPGPGLAVAALDVARDPLPEAAYDLVVARLVLQHLPTRDAVLHKLVRALKPGGLLQIDEIDASYEPPLLTPDTEAEALYVRFLRAKTAALSAAGGDPHWGRKAPAALRAAGLTAIDVHLHIGVRHAQDPGLGLQLNHTRNLRDRLTEQGMTQEDLDRVGRLMQDPSFRAASSVLYSVQGRRPGRERP
- a CDS encoding N-acetyltransferase, which gives rise to MSDVQIRDDRAADRLEAFTGDELAGHIQYFVLETPRPALVPVHTIVGSAYEGEGVAGSLVRELYGIATREGAAVAPLCPYVVKWAERHPEEAPAADSELMRAAKGRLVAHPEGF
- the panD gene encoding aspartate 1-decarboxylase yields the protein MFRTMFKSKIHRATVTQADLHYVGSVTIDADLLDAADLLPGELVHIVDITNGARLETYVIEGERGSGVVGINGAAAHLVHPGDLVIIISYAQVSDAEARTLEPRVVHVDRDNRIVALGADASEPVPGSDQRRSPQAVTG
- a CDS encoding class I adenylate-forming enzyme family protein: MTSAAAPATSRRTASPASRGGQPVWTSRAGVRFPDLVPRAQRSAWVTADLCPDTDLYALFTARVREHPGRQALVDDAGVLSYAALDAEVRRIAALFARADLGAGDVVALLLPNGRDAVAAELAVYAIGSVALPIPPGGDDRDVRQLLARSRARGAVLASARQAQAVADLAHLRTVFAPGPGAGRTHGLHAPRTPARRSWRPRPADPYGPARILVSSGSEAEPKMVAYSHHALAGGRARYVRSLHPDTTLPPRHLVLVPLASSFGSLGTPVTLAALGGTLIVRSAFDPAEALRMVAEHRPTHLFAVPTMLRRITDLPAWPGEETSSLYAVVSSGAALPTAIARASRERFGRPVVTVYGSSDGVNCHTAGESHPPGDSVGTPDPEVARIRVTGPDGTPLPTGRTGQIEALGPMTPLCYVNAPELDARYRTPDGWVRTGDVGRLDERGRLHVLGRLKRIAVRGGLNISLAEVERELGTHPAVAEAVCVPVPDPDLGERLCACVRPTPGTPLPTLSDLTTHLGDRGLARRKHPEHLLVVDEMPLGPTGKVCYRTLMSRATRRPGSGLTTGRSRG
- a CDS encoding CoA transferase, translating into MTPRLRAAARPAVAATIAGRLLRHAAQGPPEKTGADRDTVRHTVDWVGPVGADLPDERAVQAACGLMHVHGRATGGPLPLAVDYASVVAGVLAAQGATALRVARARGLDLREVRTSVAQGALLAVGQYLAAATARDNPGAPEPEVPHAPAAGSDVPQAGGLATLETSDDARVEVETLDPLAWREFWARLGVAPALAGRGWPPFQQRFATAVCPLPDELRQAARRRTLAELRAAAHHTGVSLLAVGSDPAPALRPAPWRLSPGPAPVHKARAHPDTGVPAPRPAVPVPGAVVPLTGLRMVESTRRVQGPLAGHVLRMLGAEVVRIEPPGGDPMRWLPPLAGDCSARFSALNAGKPVVEADLTTTQGRDTVRALAAEADVFLHNWAPGKAGGLGLDASDLLPGHPALVYAWASGFGDAFGDRPPLGTDYLAQVHSGLAAAVRPADQPPAPSLMTLTDVLGGLVCAQGVLAALAARETTGRGGHVDSSLVSAAALVPRPAHRVRWTALDRPLRTADGHLCLGPDARARPEAVLRLLDRAGPTAPADLAARFTRRTTEEWTARLADAGLTGTPVLTDLTALARDPAFRAAVAPPDPVTGHARPYAPWEFA
- a CDS encoding class I adenylate-forming enzyme family protein, which produces MRPHDMGTLFDEAAAGGARTVVHLDRPFDIAPRAGTRWTVTELAGLVRATAARLADAGVRPGNRVAIVKDNHWDYDLLACAAARLGAVPALLSSRLGTADLVTLLERLRPAALVTTSTVLARCRDAAAGEPARILVTVDSAAPGAAHLAALDASRPRVPVRRHDDEPLVIHHTSGTTGVPKLVVHSTRTLVHKLARFEAVRYPGIGIRPDDVLANASAYGHGRTFCWTAVVVSLAPAGIVILTGDDAEAADPLLRAHPPTVVEALPASYIRLRPLTTRLDNPFRQVRLYISTYDAVHPPALRAYLTASRHARPLWMQGWGQTETGPLTFRFHTRRSALAPDAATTARRLGRPVPGRTRLRAVDPDTLRPVPRGRPGLLLVRTPAIALGYVGEQDRWDAKRVGDWWSTGDMGVHHRDGSVSILDRAADTLPGMSCLRTEDVLEQRLPQALECVVLGAPDGDPLPVVVTADGRLDPDAWKQATHGLPTLRDPAVLTWDEVPRTGTGKVRRAALARQLTGSAPAGPGRWT
- the gndA gene encoding NADP-dependent phosphogluconate dehydrogenase is translated as MSTSAQIGVTGLAVMGSNLARNFARNGYTVAVHNRTPARTQALVKEHGHEGDFIAAETAKEFVQALERPRRLVVMVKAGGPTDAVIEEFAPLLEPGDMIIDGGNAHFADTRRREAALRERGIHFVGAGISGGEEGALNGPSIMPGGPAESYDSLGPMLEKISAKAADGAPCVTHVGPDGAGHFVKMVHNGIEYADMQLIGEAYQLLRDVAGYAPAQIAEIFRTWNTGRLDSYLIEITAEVLAHVDEATGRPFVDVVVDQAEQKGTGRWTVQIALDLGVPVSGIAEAVFARSLSGHAALREASRSLAGPKATPLGAAEAGAFADRVEQALYASKIVSYTQGFHEIDAARAEYDWNIDLGEVASIWRGGCIIRAAFLDRIRAAYDTRPDLPSLLSDDTFAQEIAQAQDDWREVLVAATQQGVPTPGFAAALAYYDALRAERLPAALTQGQRDYFGAHTYRRVDRPGSFHTLWGQGRSEVEA